From a single Streptomyces misionensis genomic region:
- a CDS encoding thioesterase II family protein, producing MTLPTESPAAACAVDPARWFRRPPRGSHPRVRLVCFPHAGGAASLFRDWSEELPGGIEVLAVRLPARQDRFREPPVERMDELADLITEALRPYLDLPYAFFGHSLGSDVAYEVARRLERRHGHGPQRLFVSGAAAPHVGEPVDIGDYDDPALIAEIQRLGAPGTELLDEPELAALLLPSLRADYRLSAAYRPALADLDVLRAPITALIGNHDPLVPVAEALTWAQLTSGGFNHRVYPGGHFYLERHRRTLLRLIQAVLLPA from the coding sequence ATGACCCTGCCCACCGAATCCCCCGCCGCCGCCTGTGCGGTGGACCCGGCGCGCTGGTTCAGGCGCCCGCCGCGCGGCTCGCACCCCCGGGTGCGGCTGGTGTGCTTCCCCCACGCCGGGGGCGCGGCCAGCCTGTTCCGCGACTGGTCGGAGGAACTGCCCGGCGGCATCGAGGTGCTGGCGGTCCGGCTGCCCGCCCGTCAGGACCGGTTCCGGGAGCCGCCCGTGGAGCGGATGGACGAGCTGGCCGACCTGATCACCGAGGCGCTGCGCCCGTACCTGGACCTGCCGTACGCGTTCTTCGGCCACAGCCTGGGCTCCGACGTCGCCTACGAGGTGGCCCGGCGGCTGGAGCGGCGGCACGGGCACGGCCCGCAGCGGCTCTTCGTCTCCGGCGCCGCGGCCCCGCACGTCGGCGAGCCGGTGGACATCGGCGACTACGACGACCCGGCCCTGATCGCCGAGATCCAGCGCCTCGGCGCGCCGGGCACCGAACTCCTGGACGAACCCGAGCTGGCGGCGCTGCTGCTGCCGTCCCTGCGGGCCGACTACCGGCTCAGCGCCGCCTACCGGCCCGCGCTCGCCGACCTGGACGTGCTGCGCGCGCCGATCACCGCGCTGATCGGGAACCACGACCCGCTGGTCCCCGTGGCGGAGGCGCTGACCTGGGCGCAGCTCACCAGCGGCGGGTTCAACCACCGGGTCTACCCCGGCGGTCACTTCTACCTGGAGCGGCACCGGCGCACCCTGCTGCGGCTGATCCAGGCCGTCCTCCTGCCGGCCTGA
- a CDS encoding TauD/TfdA family dioxygenase — translation MTTTTGAPLLELTAADTGTPATPEGLLSFLADGARFGDLLTEHKAVVFRGFGLTADTVDAALDLVLPNRLAYVHGNSPRTKVGDNLYTSTEYPQQFTISMHNELSYAEHWPRRLAFFCERAAETGGATPVVDGAAWLAALDPEVREAFAGGVRYTQNLHDGLGLGKSWQDTFETTDRQAVEEYLAGTSAEWAWRSDGGLRVSLVRPATVRHPVTGAEVWFNQADQWHPAALGDEAAGALAQLLPPEELPQYVTFADGSPIPDAHVLQIRDRGLETAVDVDWNTGDLLVIDNVLVGHGRRPFTGSRRVLVAMTD, via the coding sequence GTGACCACCACCACCGGCGCGCCCCTGCTGGAGCTGACCGCCGCCGACACCGGGACGCCGGCCACCCCGGAGGGGCTGCTGTCCTTCCTCGCCGACGGCGCGCGCTTCGGTGACCTGCTGACCGAGCACAAGGCCGTCGTCTTCCGGGGGTTCGGACTGACCGCGGACACCGTCGACGCGGCTCTCGACCTGGTCCTGCCCAACCGGCTCGCCTACGTGCACGGCAACTCGCCGCGCACCAAGGTCGGGGACAACCTCTACACCTCGACCGAGTACCCGCAGCAGTTCACCATCTCCATGCACAACGAGCTGTCGTACGCGGAGCACTGGCCGCGCCGGCTCGCCTTCTTCTGCGAGCGGGCGGCCGAGACCGGTGGCGCCACCCCGGTGGTCGACGGCGCGGCCTGGCTGGCCGCCCTGGACCCGGAGGTCCGCGAGGCGTTCGCCGGCGGCGTCCGCTACACCCAGAACCTGCACGACGGTCTGGGCCTCGGCAAGAGCTGGCAGGACACCTTCGAGACCACCGACCGGCAGGCCGTCGAGGAGTACCTGGCGGGGACGAGCGCCGAGTGGGCGTGGCGGTCCGACGGCGGACTGCGGGTCAGCCTGGTGCGTCCGGCCACCGTCCGCCACCCGGTCACCGGCGCCGAGGTCTGGTTCAACCAGGCCGACCAGTGGCACCCGGCGGCCCTGGGCGACGAGGCCGCGGGCGCGCTCGCCCAGCTGCTGCCGCCGGAGGAGCTGCCGCAGTACGTCACCTTCGCCGACGGCAGCCCGATCCCCGACGCCCACGTCCTCCAGATCCGCGACCGCGGCCTGGAGACCGCCGTGGACGTCGACTGGAACACCGGCGACCTGCTGGTCATCGACAACGTGCTGGTCGGGCACGGCCGCCGGCCCTTCACCGGGAGCCGCCGGGTGCTCGTCGCCATGACCGACTGA
- a CDS encoding AfsR/SARP family transcriptional regulator: MEFRVLGPIEARAGDTRVPLSGSKVYTVLAALLLARGRVVSDQRLTSLLWGWDPPATAGAQIYTYMSRLRKRLGDEIEIVRRPPGYVLATRDSWIDLLEFERLEQEGRAALGEGRYREAAALLDRALALWQGPALSNATHHLRETELPQLEEARTLALEGRIEADLALGRHEEVLAELTGLVAGFPVREQLRAQLMTALYRCGRQADALHVYHDARKVLADQLGVDPGAALDATYQAVLKGSIGLESPPLIALRDRFQAPSAPAMLPPDVEDFTGRSAELPVLRAVLEPHDTPGWQPRRCLVTGMAGVGKTALVVHAAHLSAGHHPDGQLYVELREPDGTPRDPCAALVRLLRALGEPRIDAPGVHDDLEELTRLYRARTAGRRLLVVLDDAVGDLQVRPLLPSTSTASVLITCRTHLTQVPGAQTVRLGPLDAEESRALLASAAGRERLSAEPDASAALLAHCAGLPLALRITGTRLAARPHWSPARLAPRLADPRTRLDELRFGDLSVRQALGRSLPSLSRAGRAALRGLAGFPDGSCTAQQMAFVLETGEAEAERGLEELVDGSLLTINGLDQQGRPIYGCHTLVRLFAYELSRPSLLPAQRRRDTGILRH; the protein is encoded by the coding sequence ATGGAGTTCCGAGTTCTCGGACCGATCGAGGCGAGAGCCGGCGACACCCGGGTCCCACTCTCCGGGTCGAAGGTGTACACCGTGCTCGCCGCGCTGCTCCTCGCCCGCGGCCGGGTCGTCTCCGACCAGCGGCTCACCTCGCTGCTGTGGGGGTGGGACCCGCCCGCCACGGCCGGCGCGCAGATCTACACCTACATGTCCCGGCTGCGCAAACGGCTCGGCGACGAGATCGAGATCGTCCGGCGCCCGCCCGGCTATGTGCTGGCCACCCGCGACAGCTGGATCGACCTGCTGGAGTTCGAACGGCTGGAGCAGGAGGGCCGCGCCGCGCTCGGCGAGGGCCGGTACCGGGAGGCGGCCGCCCTGCTCGACCGGGCCCTCGCCCTGTGGCAGGGGCCCGCGCTCAGCAACGCCACGCACCATCTGCGCGAGACGGAGCTGCCGCAGCTGGAGGAGGCGCGCACCCTCGCCCTGGAAGGCCGGATCGAGGCGGACCTGGCGCTCGGCCGGCACGAGGAGGTGCTCGCCGAACTCACCGGTCTGGTGGCCGGGTTCCCGGTCCGCGAGCAGCTGCGGGCCCAGCTGATGACCGCGCTCTACCGGTGCGGCCGGCAGGCCGACGCCCTGCACGTCTACCACGACGCGCGCAAGGTGCTCGCCGACCAGCTCGGCGTGGACCCCGGCGCCGCCCTCGACGCCACCTACCAGGCGGTGCTGAAAGGCAGCATCGGACTGGAGTCCCCGCCCCTGATCGCCCTGCGGGACCGGTTCCAGGCCCCCTCCGCGCCCGCCATGCTGCCGCCCGACGTGGAGGACTTCACCGGGCGGTCCGCCGAACTGCCCGTGCTGCGCGCCGTCCTGGAACCCCACGACACCCCCGGCTGGCAGCCCCGCCGCTGCCTGGTGACCGGGATGGCGGGCGTCGGCAAGACGGCCCTCGTGGTGCACGCCGCCCACCTGAGCGCCGGACACCACCCCGACGGACAGCTGTACGTGGAGCTGCGGGAGCCTGACGGCACCCCCCGCGACCCGTGCGCCGCGCTGGTCCGGCTGCTGCGGGCGCTCGGCGAACCCCGCATCGACGCCCCCGGCGTCCACGACGACCTGGAGGAGCTGACCCGGCTCTACCGCGCCCGCACGGCCGGCCGGCGGCTGCTCGTCGTCCTGGACGACGCGGTCGGCGACCTCCAGGTGCGGCCGCTGCTGCCGAGCACGTCGACGGCCTCGGTGCTCATCACCTGCCGTACCCACCTCACCCAGGTGCCCGGCGCCCAGACCGTCCGGCTCGGTCCGCTGGACGCCGAGGAGTCGCGCGCCCTGCTCGCCTCCGCGGCGGGCCGCGAACGCCTGTCGGCCGAACCGGACGCCTCCGCCGCCCTGCTCGCGCACTGCGCCGGGCTGCCGCTCGCGCTGCGCATCACCGGCACCCGGCTCGCGGCCCGCCCGCACTGGTCGCCGGCCCGGCTGGCGCCCCGCCTCGCCGACCCGCGGACCCGGCTCGACGAACTGCGCTTCGGCGACCTGAGCGTGCGCCAGGCACTCGGCCGCTCCCTGCCGTCGCTGTCCCGCGCCGGCCGCGCGGCCCTGCGCGGCCTGGCCGGTTTCCCCGACGGGTCCTGCACCGCCCAGCAGATGGCGTTCGTCCTGGAGACCGGCGAGGCCGAGGCCGAGCGCGGCCTGGAGGAACTGGTCGACGGCTCCCTGCTGACCATCAACGGGCTGGACCAGCAGGGCCGTCCCATCTACGGCTGCCACACGCTGGTGCGGCTGTTCGCGTACGAGCTGAGCCGCCCCAGCCTGCTGCCGGCCCAGCGCCGCCGGGACACCGGCATCCTGCGGCACTGA
- a CDS encoding 4'-phosphopantetheinyl transferase family protein, giving the protein MPVPADAAPRPVHPARTQVWWWGLPERVDPADAALLGPAEEARLRRFGSERAAASFARSRAAARRALGALLGVPAAEVVLGRAECPGCGDLGHGPPRLVHPAVPLAVSLSRTAGRGLLAVRAGTRVGVDVEAVRAVRGEALARTALTPDERAAVLRVPPGPGRDRMLLRAWTRKEAVVKAVGTGLTGAPNRLETQVARPGPVVVAHRHGAADTVWSVADLELGEGYVAAVATEGTAGDPAVDIHPRTHRDEDPS; this is encoded by the coding sequence ATGCCCGTACCCGCCGATGCGGCGCCCCGGCCGGTTCACCCGGCACGGACCCAGGTGTGGTGGTGGGGGCTGCCCGAACGGGTGGACCCGGCGGACGCGGCCCTGCTGGGGCCGGCCGAGGAGGCGCGGCTGCGGCGGTTCGGCAGCGAGCGGGCCGCGGCCTCCTTCGCCCGTTCCAGGGCGGCCGCCCGGCGCGCGCTGGGCGCGCTGCTCGGGGTGCCGGCGGCCGAGGTGGTGCTGGGCCGGGCGGAGTGCCCCGGTTGCGGCGATCTCGGCCACGGCCCGCCGCGGCTCGTCCACCCGGCGGTGCCGCTGGCCGTCAGCCTGTCCCGCACGGCCGGCCGGGGGCTGCTCGCGGTGCGTGCCGGGACGCGGGTGGGCGTGGACGTGGAGGCGGTGCGTGCCGTGCGCGGCGAGGCGCTGGCCCGGACGGCGTTGACACCGGATGAGCGAGCGGCCGTGCTGCGGGTGCCGCCGGGGCCGGGGCGGGACCGGATGCTGCTGCGCGCCTGGACCCGCAAGGAGGCCGTGGTCAAGGCCGTCGGCACCGGCCTCACGGGCGCGCCGAACCGTCTGGAGACCCAGGTGGCGCGCCCCGGCCCGGTGGTGGTCGCGCACCGGCACGGGGCGGCGGACACCGTATGGTCGGTGGCCGACCTGGAGCTGGGCGAGGGCTACGTGGCAGCAGTGGCGACCGAGGGGACGGCCGGCGACCCGGCCGTCGACATCCATCCCCGCACACACCGAGACGAGGACCCGTCATGA
- a CDS encoding ABC transporter ATP-binding protein: MTGVTKVYGKDGTQVRALDGVSVEIPRGSFTAVMGPSGSGKSTFLHCAAGLDRPTSGSASVGGVELTRLGETALTKLRRRRVGFVFQSFNLVPSLTVRQNIELPLRLAGERLDDAWLREILERVGLADRTGHRPGELSGGQQQRVAIARALVTRPDVIFGDEPTGALDTVTAREILALLRACVDEAGQTVVMVTHDPGAASYADRVLFLADGALAGRLDAPTAESVAERMTRLGAWS; the protein is encoded by the coding sequence ATGACCGGCGTCACCAAGGTGTACGGGAAGGACGGCACCCAGGTCCGCGCGCTCGACGGTGTCTCGGTCGAGATCCCGCGGGGCTCCTTCACCGCGGTGATGGGCCCCTCCGGCTCGGGCAAGTCCACGTTCCTGCACTGCGCCGCGGGGCTGGACCGCCCGACGTCCGGCTCCGCAAGCGTGGGCGGGGTCGAGCTGACCCGGCTGGGCGAGACGGCCCTGACCAAGCTGCGCCGCAGGCGGGTCGGCTTCGTGTTCCAGTCCTTCAACCTGGTGCCGTCGCTGACCGTGCGCCAGAACATCGAGCTGCCGCTGCGGCTCGCCGGTGAGCGCCTCGACGACGCCTGGCTGCGGGAGATCCTGGAGCGGGTCGGCCTCGCCGACCGGACCGGGCACCGGCCCGGCGAGCTGTCCGGCGGCCAGCAGCAGCGGGTCGCCATCGCCCGCGCGCTCGTCACCCGCCCGGACGTCATCTTCGGCGACGAACCGACCGGCGCGCTGGACACCGTCACCGCCCGGGAGATCCTCGCCCTGCTGCGGGCGTGCGTGGACGAGGCGGGGCAGACCGTGGTGATGGTGACCCACGACCCGGGCGCCGCCTCCTACGCGGACCGCGTCCTCTTCCTCGCGGACGGGGCGCTCGCCGGCCGGCTGGACGCGCCCACGGCGGAGAGCGTCGCCGAACGCATGACCCGTCTCGGTGCGTGGTCCTGA
- a CDS encoding response regulator produces the protein MRAVIAEDSVLLRIGLVKVLEIAGFEVVAEAADAEGLLTAVEQHEPDLVLSDVRMPPGFTDEGVRASLLIRQRWPGMAILLLSQYVEERYAADLLSGNISGVGYLLKQRVADVDEFVEALRRVADGGTALDPQVVSQLLVRRHSDPLDRLTAREREVLELMAQGRSNAGIAERLVVSESAVGKHINSILAKLDLPRADADHRRVLAVLRFLGVS, from the coding sequence TTGCGCGCGGTGATTGCCGAGGATTCCGTTCTGTTGCGGATCGGACTGGTCAAGGTCCTGGAGATCGCGGGCTTCGAGGTCGTCGCCGAAGCCGCGGACGCCGAGGGCCTGCTGACCGCGGTCGAACAGCACGAACCCGACCTCGTCCTCTCCGACGTGCGCATGCCGCCGGGCTTCACCGACGAGGGCGTCCGCGCCTCCCTGCTGATCCGTCAGCGCTGGCCCGGCATGGCGATCCTGCTCCTGTCCCAGTACGTCGAGGAGCGGTACGCCGCCGATCTGCTGTCCGGGAACATCTCCGGCGTCGGCTATCTGCTCAAGCAACGCGTCGCGGACGTCGACGAGTTCGTCGAGGCGCTGCGCCGGGTCGCGGACGGCGGTACGGCGCTCGACCCCCAGGTGGTCTCCCAGCTGCTGGTGAGGCGGCACAGCGATCCGCTGGACCGCCTCACCGCCCGTGAGCGGGAAGTGCTCGAACTCATGGCGCAGGGCCGCTCCAACGCCGGTATCGCGGAGCGGCTGGTGGTGAGCGAGAGCGCGGTGGGCAAGCACATCAACAGCATCCTGGCCAAGCTCGACCTGCCCAGGGCCGACGCCGACCACCGCCGGGTGCTCGCGGTGCTGCGCTTCCTCGGCGTGAGCTGA
- a CDS encoding AfsR/SARP family transcriptional regulator → MQSLTFRVLGPLAVHTDGGAAVHVGGRRQRTVLAALLVARNRVVSVDSLIDAVWPRGAPATARNQIAICVAGLRKLFSEQAGCTDLISTAHPGYLLNNHGHYIDAPDFEERVRQARDQARAGQIGAACDLINDALALWRGPAFDGLDGERLTEEAERLASVRIGAYEDYAELQLKLGRHRTLIPELTAHVREHPLREQARAHLVLAHYRAGRRADALAVFREGRDLMVRELGIEPGPALQALHNLVLQDSPTLTLPATNPAPAPQTGTPSQLPVQPASFTGRTDVLRRLDGMLDERLGHSPLTVGVISGVSGVGKTALAVHWANQVVGHFPDGQFYVDLRGYHEEEPVSASAVLDQFLRGLGVQTAQIPADTGERAALYRSLLGGRRVLIILDNARDAEQVRPLLPGNGRCCVLITSRHPMTDLLGDYAVIQVPLQVMPLEEAVSLLAEIAGPERIAAHPDETADLAALCDRLPLALRIAGARLAAKGYWSVPDLVRRLRDQRRRLDELSLGDHGVRAGFRLSYRELSPGARRLYRFVGLLAMPTFAGWVAASLLGSDGDRAEILMEELLDAQLLEVTSIDASLGVRYRCPDLLRVFAWERACAEESEEARASALQRVYAAYLHLADAAHQREYGGNRPFEYEAPLPRPLSNELVEHLVKDPLAWFESERTALAGVVAQAAADDEAAAAWGLTVNATTLFEERNYLDDWRSCALSALAAAERAGDRLGQATMLRSMGMLAIYQREYKEAASWLDRSLPLFESMDAPLGLALALRNLALCRRFSGDLAEAGRLTRRSLEGFRTAGDLAGESHALGLLAQIELESGNVAEGAALSTEAIAKSREAGSHRGEAQNSYRLAEALMLQGDHLAAERICFEALALIDPGNDRLGAGHVLRGIGEARWRRGAPYESLLVLHQALEAAEAVDDRYLWARAKTDLACARLLLGEDAEELLAAAREAFAELGAGRWQERAERLLELARRLRTVPDAAPPTPAELAATADG, encoded by the coding sequence ATGCAGTCACTGACGTTCCGGGTCCTGGGCCCGTTGGCGGTGCACACGGACGGGGGTGCCGCCGTCCACGTCGGCGGCCGCAGACAGAGAACCGTCCTGGCCGCGCTGCTGGTGGCCAGGAACCGCGTCGTCTCGGTGGACTCCCTCATCGACGCGGTCTGGCCGAGGGGCGCCCCCGCCACGGCCCGCAACCAGATCGCCATCTGCGTCGCGGGACTGCGCAAGCTCTTCAGCGAACAGGCCGGCTGCACCGATCTGATCTCCACCGCGCACCCGGGTTACCTCCTCAACAACCACGGTCACTACATCGACGCCCCCGACTTCGAGGAGCGTGTGCGGCAGGCCCGGGACCAGGCCCGCGCCGGACAGATCGGGGCGGCCTGCGACCTGATCAACGACGCCCTCGCGCTGTGGCGCGGCCCCGCCTTCGACGGACTGGACGGGGAACGGCTGACGGAGGAGGCGGAACGGCTCGCCTCGGTGCGCATCGGCGCCTACGAGGACTACGCCGAACTGCAGTTGAAGCTGGGGCGGCACCGCACGCTCATACCGGAGCTGACCGCGCACGTCCGTGAACACCCGCTGCGCGAGCAGGCGCGGGCCCATCTGGTGCTGGCCCACTACCGGGCCGGCCGCCGGGCCGACGCGCTGGCCGTCTTCCGCGAGGGCCGCGACCTGATGGTGCGGGAGCTGGGCATCGAACCGGGCCCCGCGCTACAGGCCCTGCACAACCTCGTCCTCCAGGACTCCCCGACGCTGACCCTCCCGGCGACCAACCCGGCACCCGCCCCGCAGACCGGGACGCCCAGCCAACTACCGGTCCAGCCCGCCTCGTTCACCGGCCGCACCGATGTACTGCGCCGGCTTGACGGGATGCTGGACGAGCGGCTCGGGCACAGCCCGCTCACCGTGGGGGTGATCAGCGGGGTGAGCGGCGTGGGCAAGACGGCGCTCGCCGTGCACTGGGCCAACCAGGTCGTCGGACACTTCCCCGACGGGCAGTTCTACGTCGATCTGCGCGGCTACCACGAGGAGGAGCCGGTCTCCGCCAGCGCCGTCCTGGACCAGTTCCTGCGCGGGCTCGGCGTGCAGACCGCGCAGATACCGGCCGACACGGGCGAACGGGCGGCGCTCTACCGCAGCCTGCTGGGCGGCCGCCGGGTGCTGATCATCCTGGACAACGCCCGGGACGCCGAGCAGGTCCGCCCGCTGCTGCCCGGCAACGGCCGCTGCTGCGTGCTGATCACCAGCCGGCACCCGATGACCGACCTGCTCGGCGACTACGCCGTGATCCAGGTGCCGCTCCAGGTGATGCCGCTGGAGGAGGCGGTGTCCCTGCTCGCGGAGATCGCCGGCCCGGAACGGATCGCGGCCCACCCGGACGAGACCGCCGACCTCGCGGCCCTGTGCGACCGGCTGCCGCTGGCGCTGCGCATCGCCGGGGCGCGGCTCGCCGCCAAGGGGTACTGGTCCGTGCCCGACCTGGTGCGGCGGCTGCGCGACCAGCGGCGCCGGCTCGACGAACTCAGCCTCGGCGACCACGGCGTACGGGCGGGCTTCCGGCTCAGTTACCGCGAACTGTCCCCGGGTGCCCGCAGGCTCTACCGGTTCGTCGGCCTGCTGGCGATGCCCACCTTCGCCGGCTGGGTCGCCGCCTCGCTGCTGGGCTCCGACGGCGACCGCGCCGAGATCCTCATGGAGGAACTGCTCGACGCCCAGCTGCTGGAGGTCACCTCCATCGACGCCTCGCTGGGCGTGCGCTACCGGTGCCCCGACCTGCTGCGGGTGTTCGCCTGGGAGCGGGCCTGCGCCGAGGAGAGCGAGGAGGCGCGGGCGTCGGCCCTGCAACGGGTCTACGCGGCCTACCTGCACCTCGCGGACGCGGCTCACCAGCGCGAGTACGGCGGCAACCGCCCCTTCGAGTACGAGGCCCCGCTGCCCCGGCCCCTGTCGAACGAGCTGGTGGAACACCTGGTGAAGGACCCGCTGGCCTGGTTCGAGTCGGAGCGCACCGCGCTGGCCGGCGTCGTCGCCCAGGCGGCGGCCGACGACGAGGCGGCCGCCGCCTGGGGGCTGACCGTGAACGCCACCACCCTCTTCGAGGAGCGCAACTACCTGGACGACTGGCGCTCCTGCGCCCTCTCCGCCCTCGCCGCCGCGGAACGCGCCGGGGACCGGCTCGGGCAGGCGACCATGCTGCGGTCGATGGGCATGCTCGCGATCTATCAGCGGGAGTACAAGGAGGCCGCGTCCTGGCTGGACCGTTCGCTCCCGCTGTTCGAGTCCATGGACGCGCCCCTCGGGCTGGCCCTGGCGCTGCGCAACCTGGCGCTGTGCCGGCGGTTCTCCGGCGATCTCGCCGAGGCGGGACGGCTGACCCGGCGCTCCCTGGAGGGGTTCCGCACGGCCGGTGACCTCGCCGGTGAATCCCACGCCCTGGGACTGCTCGCCCAGATCGAACTGGAGAGCGGGAACGTGGCCGAGGGGGCGGCACTGTCCACCGAGGCCATCGCCAAGAGCCGGGAGGCGGGCTCCCACCGGGGCGAGGCGCAGAACTCGTACCGTCTCGCCGAGGCGCTGATGCTCCAGGGCGACCACCTCGCCGCCGAACGGATCTGCTTCGAGGCGCTGGCGCTCATCGACCCGGGCAACGACCGGCTCGGCGCGGGCCATGTGCTGCGCGGCATCGGCGAGGCCCGCTGGCGCCGCGGCGCCCCCTACGAGTCGCTGCTCGTGCTGCACCAGGCCCTGGAGGCGGCCGAGGCCGTCGACGACCGCTATCTGTGGGCCCGTGCCAAGACCGACCTCGCCTGCGCCCGACTGCTGTTGGGCGAGGACGCGGAGGAACTGCTGGCCGCGGCGCGCGAGGCGTTCGCCGAACTCGGCGCCGGCAGATGGCAGGAGCGCGCCGAGCGGCTGCTCGAGCTGGCGCGGCGGCTGCGGACCGTACCGGACGCCGCCCCGCCGACCCCGGCCGAACTGGCGGCCACCGCGGACGGCTGA
- a CDS encoding MFS transporter: MTTAPSAQRATGPESAPLAPLRHNRDFVLLWVGAAATALGTRVSGIAYPLLVIWTTGSASSAGMVGFAALLPNLLVQMHAGALVDRFDRRRMMILCDLGSLLATGAVAAAVVAGHVWIWLLMAATFVQGSLAIFYRLAERAGVRHLVPAAQLPKALSANEARTQAAGLFGQPGGSVLYAVGRSAPFLLATAAHAVSLCSLLMIRGKFQDERRQPPGNLTEELREGLAWTWGQRFLRCGMLLISGSNLLFQVLSLALILIIKNHGSSAALVGVITAVSGLGGMFGALTGSWWIRRAGLRTLLIGGSVGWALLMPLVGLTGNPLLLGAIFLGAALIGSVTNVAGGIYQVAVTPDRLQGRVGAAMGLIATGASSLGTFAGGFALQRFGTTTTVFGVASLMGLIALASFLLPAAPLPSRPGPAEEGGTAPADAADAAPHDD; encoded by the coding sequence GTGACGACGGCACCCTCCGCGCAGCGGGCGACCGGACCGGAGTCCGCGCCCCTGGCCCCGCTGCGGCACAACCGCGACTTCGTCCTGCTGTGGGTGGGCGCCGCCGCCACCGCGCTCGGCACCCGGGTCAGCGGCATCGCGTATCCGCTGCTGGTCATCTGGACCACGGGGTCGGCGAGTTCGGCCGGCATGGTGGGGTTCGCCGCGCTGCTGCCCAATCTGCTGGTGCAGATGCACGCCGGGGCGCTGGTCGACCGGTTCGACCGGCGCCGCATGATGATCCTGTGCGACCTGGGCTCGCTGCTCGCCACGGGTGCCGTGGCCGCGGCCGTGGTCGCCGGTCATGTGTGGATCTGGCTGCTGATGGCGGCCACGTTCGTCCAGGGCAGTCTCGCGATCTTCTACCGGCTCGCGGAGCGGGCGGGCGTGCGGCACCTGGTGCCGGCCGCCCAGCTGCCGAAGGCGCTGTCCGCCAACGAGGCGCGCACCCAGGCCGCGGGCCTGTTCGGCCAGCCCGGGGGCAGCGTCCTGTACGCGGTCGGCCGCTCCGCGCCGTTCCTGCTGGCGACGGCCGCGCACGCCGTCTCGCTGTGCTCCCTGCTGATGATCCGGGGGAAGTTCCAGGACGAGCGCCGGCAGCCGCCCGGGAACCTCACCGAGGAGCTGCGCGAGGGGCTCGCCTGGACGTGGGGGCAGCGCTTCCTGCGCTGCGGCATGCTGCTGATCAGCGGTTCCAATCTGCTCTTCCAGGTCCTTTCACTGGCCCTGATCCTCATCATCAAGAACCACGGCAGCTCCGCGGCCCTCGTCGGTGTCATCACGGCGGTCAGCGGACTGGGCGGCATGTTCGGCGCGCTGACCGGGTCCTGGTGGATCCGCCGGGCGGGCCTGCGGACGCTGCTGATCGGGGGGTCGGTCGGCTGGGCGCTGCTGATGCCGCTGGTCGGCCTGACCGGCAACCCGCTGCTGCTCGGCGCGATCTTCCTCGGCGCCGCCCTGATCGGCAGCGTCACCAACGTGGCGGGCGGCATCTACCAGGTGGCCGTCACCCCGGACCGGCTCCAGGGCCGGGTCGGTGCGGCGATGGGGCTGATCGCCACGGGCGCCTCCTCGCTCGGCACGTTCGCCGGCGGTTTCGCCCTCCAGCGCTTCGGCACCACGACCACCGTGTTCGGTGTCGCGTCGCTGATGGGGCTGATCGCGCTGGCCTCCTTCCTGCTGCCCGCCGCCCCGCTGCCGAGCCGGCCGGGCCCCGCCGAGGAGGGCGGCACCGCCCCCGCCGACGCCGCCGACGCGGCGCCGCACGACGACTGA